GGCCGCGAACCCTGGCCGCACACCACCACCGCCGTGGAGGAAATGGAGCAGCAGCTCTCCGACGGCACCTGGCATCCCGCCGACGAGACCGATCCGCGCATCGAGGCCTGGCACACCGCCTACCGCTCCTTCGGCACCAACCCCCGCCGCATCCGCCCCAGCGTCGACGCGCTCGGCCGCCGCCTCGCCAAGAAGGGAACACTGCCGCGCATCAACCCGGCCGTCGACTCCTACAACGCCGTCTCCGCCCGCCACGGCCTGCCCGCCGGCGCCTTCGACCTGTCCCGGGTGGCCGGGGACGTCGCCATCCGTTACGCGGACGGCACCGAGTCCTTCACCCCGCTCGGCGAACCCGGCACCGTCGAGCACCCCAAGCCCGGCGAGATCATCTACGCGGACGCCACCGGCGTCCTGACCCGCCACTGGAACCACCGCGACGCCCACCGCACCCGCGTCACCGAGGACTCCGCCCACGTCGCCTTCGTCCTCGAAACCCTCCACGCCACCCGCGACGGCGCCCTCCTCAAGGTCGCGGCGGAGGAGTTGCAGGGCCTGCTCGCCCCGCATGCCGCACAGACCGCCGTGTACTACCTCAGCCCGGCCGGCCCCCGGGCCACCGCCTGAGTCTCCTGGTGAGGAGGCCGAGTGATGTCCTCGCCGGAAAATCGATCGCTTCGGATGATCCAGAGGGCTCAGAATGGCGCGATGGATCATCACTTCGTGGGCATCCCGGAGTTGACCGGCGTTCCCCGTGTCGCAGTCGTCATCGACGTCATGCGCGCCTTCACCGTGGCCGCCTGGGCCTTCTCGCGTGGCGTCGAGAAGATCGTCCTGGCCTCGACGGAGAGTGAGGCACTTGCCCTGAAGGAGAGCCGCCCGGGTTGGCTGGCCCTGAAGGACGGAGCTCCGGCACCGGGTTTCGACGCGGTGAACTCACCCGGCTTGCTCAGGTCACGCGATTTCGCTGGTCGCACGCTGGTGCAGAAGACGACGGCGGGAACCGTGGGCGCGCTGGCCGTCGCGGACACGCCGCTGGTCTTGTGCGCGAGCTTCGTGGTGGCCGGCCCGACCGCGCGGTTCCTGCAGACGAGGGATTGCGGTCCGGTGACGTTCGTCGTCACCGGCGAGGGAGGCCAGGCCGACGAGGATCTGGCCTGCGCCCAATACATTGGCCGATGCATGGCCGGAGACGATGTCGAGGCGGCCCCGTATCTCCACCGCGCGAGGACTTCTCGTGCCGCGGCAGAACTCGCCGGCGGGCTGCGCAGCGGATTCCACCCGGACGACGTCGATCTCTGCCTGGAGATCGACCGGTTCTCCTTTGCGATGAAGGCTTGCCGGGAAGA
This region of Streptomyces caelestis genomic DNA includes:
- a CDS encoding B3/B4 domain-containing protein is translated as MPTFHLTPAVAEAFPDSLIALVTATGLRGREPWPHTTTAVEEMEQQLSDGTWHPADETDPRIEAWHTAYRSFGTNPRRIRPSVDALGRRLAKKGTLPRINPAVDSYNAVSARHGLPAGAFDLSRVAGDVAIRYADGTESFTPLGEPGTVEHPKPGEIIYADATGVLTRHWNHRDAHRTRVTEDSAHVAFVLETLHATRDGALLKVAAEELQGLLAPHAAQTAVYYLSPAGPRATA
- a CDS encoding 2-phosphosulfolactate phosphatase encodes the protein MDHHFVGIPELTGVPRVAVVIDVMRAFTVAAWAFSRGVEKIVLASTESEALALKESRPGWLALKDGAPAPGFDAVNSPGLLRSRDFAGRTLVQKTTAGTVGALAVADTPLVLCASFVVAGPTARFLQTRDCGPVTFVVTGEGGQADEDLACAQYIGRCMAGDDVEAAPYLHRARTSRAAAELAGGLRSGFHPDDVDLCLEIDRFSFAMKACREESLTVLRPVAVPAIEP